The following DNA comes from Mycobacterium sp. MS1601.
TCCATCGCAGGCCATGACGGCTTCGCGATGCTCGGTGTCTACAGTGCCACCAAGTTCGCTGTCCGCGCCCTCACCCAGGCCGCCGCCAAGGAGTACGCCGCGGACGGCATCACGGTCAACGCCTACTGCCCCGGGGTGGTGGGAACCGACATGTGGGTGGAGATCGACCAACGATTCGCCGAACTCACCGGGGCCGCGGTCGGGGAGACCTACGACAAGTTCGTGGGCGGGATCGCATTGGGCCGCGCGGAGACCCCGGACGACGTGGCCGGCTTCGTCTCATACCTCGCCGGCCCCGATGCCGACTACATGACGGGGCAGTCCGGCCTGATCGACGGTGGGCTGGTCTACCGGTGATGCTGACCTGCGGCGCTGGCGCTTCAATGTGACCGGTAGCACAATCATGGGCGATGCACGTGCCTGAACCCGCCGTCGCGGTCGGCGAAGATCCGCGCAGTTACGCGCGCCTGATGTCGGCCGTCTACGACGCCACCATGGCGGGCGCGCGGGCCCCGGCCCGTCCGCGCTCGGTCATCGGCGACTCCTGGCAGCGGATGAAAGCCAAGGGCATCAACCCCGACAGGCACACCCCGCCGGTGGTCGAGGCCGGCTCGGTGGATGTGTTGCGACGCGAGTCCGGACTGATGGCGGTGCTCGACGAAGTATCACGCGGTCTGGAATCGCTGGTTGCCGACGGGGACAACATCCTGGTTGTGGCGGATGCGCAGGGCCGGGTGCTGTGGCGGTCGGGCTCGCCGCAGGTGCTGTCCAACGCCGACAGGTTGGGCTTCGTCGAGGGTGCGAACTGGGGCGAGTCGGCGGTGGGAACCAACGCCATCGGAACCGCCCTCGCGTCGCACCGGGCTGTCCAGGTGTTCTGTGCCGAGCACTACCTGCGCAGCCACCATCCCTGGACCTGCGCCGGAGCCCCGATCCGCGACCCGCGCACCGGGCAGGTGCTGGGCGTTGTCGACGTCTCCGGTCCGGCTGCCACCGTGCATCCCACCACCGTCGCCCTGGTCGACGTTGTGGCCCGGCTGGCCGAGTCACATCTTCGTGAGCAACATGACCGCACCCTCAACCGGCTTCGTACCGTCGCTGCCCCGATCCTGGCCCGTATCGCGGCGCCGGCGTTGGCCGTTGATACCGAAGGCTGGGTCGCGGCCGTCGATTCGCTGCCCCTGCACAACCGCATCCTGCTGCCGGAGGAGCTGGCACCCGGCCGGGCATGGGTGCCGCCGCTGGGCATGTGTGACATCGAGTTGCTGCCGGGTGGGTGGCTGGTTCGGGTGACCAGTGGTGAAGAAGCCGGGGTGTCCGATCTGCGAGTGACGCTGGATCTGACGGGCACACCGGTGCTGGAGATGGTGGGGCAGTTCGGCAGCTGGCGCCACGACATCTCGCTGCGGCACGCCGAGATCCTGCTGATCCTGGCACGCCATCCCGACGGCCGGACCGCACCCGAGTTGGCTGCCGACCTCTACGGCGATCCCACCAGGGTGGTGACGGTGCGCGCCGAGATGTCGCGGCTGCGAAAACAGTTCACCGGCATCGTGTCTGGGCGACCGTACCGGTTCGCCGACGGCGCCACCGTCGTGGTCCGCTATCCCGACGATCTGGCCGATCTGCTGGCGCCGTCGACAGCACCGGCGGTGCGTGACGCCCGCGTTGTACCTTGAGGCGTGGCCGACGAACGCGAAGAGCTGATCGACTGGCTGCTGGACCGCGGCATCACCGCCGAACAGATCCGTAACTCCTTTTCACCCATGCTGTTGGCGCCGCGCCGCGTCATCGGTGACGACGGCACCTACGTCTCGACCCGGCAGGTCAGCCACGACACCGGAATGGACGTCGAACTGGTGCAGCGTGTGCTGCGGGCGGCGGGGCTGCCGCGGGTGGACAACGTCGATGCCAAGGTGTTCCTGAAAGCCGACGCCAATATCGCCGCAGTGCTGCAGAAGTGCGTCGAACTCGGGATCGACCCGGAGAACCTGGTGCAGGTGTCCCGCACCCTGGCTGACGGGCTGGCCACCGCCGCCGAGGTCATGCGGTTCACCGGACTGGCGACGGTGCTGCAACCCGGCGCCACCGAACTGCAGATCGCGCAACGGCTCGAGGACCTCGTGGTCCAGGTCGAGCCGCTGCTCGGGGAACTGGTGTGGGAGATGCTGCTGTTGCAACTGCGGCACTCGATGGAGACCGAAGCCGTCAGCGCCAGCGAACGTGCGGCCGGCGCACCGCTTCCCGGCGCGCGTGAGATCGCGGTTGCCTTCGCCGATCTCGTCGGATTCACCCGTCTGGGCGAGGCCGTCGAACCCGAGCAGCTGGAGCGGCTGGCCAACCACCTGGCCGATATGGCGCGCGAGGTCGCCGTGCCCCCGGTGCGGCTGGTGAAGACCATCGGCGACGCGGTGATGCTGGTCTGCCCCGACCCGGCGTTACTGCTGGACGCGATGCTTCAGCTCTGCGGTGCGGCGCAGGCGGACAACAACTTCCCTCGGCTGCGGGTCGGTCTGGCCTTCGGCGAGGCCGTCAGCCGTGCCGGCGACTGGTTCGGCGCACCGGTGAACCTGGCCAGCCGAGTCACCGGCGCTGCCCGACCCGGAGCGGTACTTGTGGCCGAGGCGGCCCGCGACGCGATCGGCGATGCCGGCGGCTACCAGTGGTCGTTCGCCGGAGCCAAGAAGCTCAAAGGTGTCAAGGGTGAAGTCAAACTGTTCCGGGCCCGCCGCTGCGACGACATCGCGTAGCGGGCCAGAGATTCTGACTGAAGAGACACACGATGGCGATTGATCGGTCACGGTCGGTGGGTGAGGTGGCCAAGCTGGTTGGCACGTCACCGAGCCGGATCCGGATGTGGGAGAACGAGGGGTTGCTCAGCGTTCGCCGCACCGCCTCTGGCCATCGGGTTTACTCTGCTGCCGATGTCGAGCGGTTGCGGGAGCTCAAGCGCCTCGTCGACGAAGAGGGCTGGTCGGCGGCCGCCATCCGGGCCAACCTCAACGCGCATTTTCCCGATCACGTCTCACCCGCGAACGCCATCGGCCAGCGGATTCGGCAGCTGCGCAGCGGAATGGGTTGGTCGCTGCGGGAACTGGCCGAGAAGTCGGGGGTCGCAGCGTCCACGGTCAGCAGTCTGGAGCGTGGTCAGTCGATGCCATCGGTGGGGTCTTTGCACAAGCTCGGCCGCGCGTTCGGGATGACACTGGGCAACTTGCTCGAGGTCGACGATCCGGACAGGTCGCCGGTGGTCCGCAGACACGAACGTGTGTTGCTGCCCATGCGGACGCCCGGGTTGGCATGGGAGAAGCTGTACACCGGCGAGTCCACCCTGGAGTCCCTGATGGTGACGGTTCAGCCGGGCGCCGGCACCGAAGGCGGTTTGCAGCACTTCGGTGAAGAGTTTCTCTATGTCATCAAGGGCTCGATCGAGTTGGTTCTGGATGGCCATCAACGCTTCGAACTCCACGCTGGTGACTCCATGACGTTCGACAGCATGCGGGAGCACTCGTACACCAATCACGGGGTCACGGTGGCACAGATCGTGTGGGTCAACACTCCGCCCACCTTGTAACTCATTCGACGTAACGGGCTCGCGGTCAAGGACCGCGCTCTGATTCCGGCAGCCGGTGGTCGCCGCATTTTTGCTGGTCAAGAGCCGAAGCGGAGCCGCGCGGATAAAACGGTGATGTAACTCTCGGTTACTTTTACATTACCGGACTTACACGAGCGCCTTAGAGGCTTTACCGATTCGCCGCACAAAAAATAGTGTGGCCGCACAAGCAACGACGACCTCACGACTGACCGATCTCCGGCGGCGCCCCTGAGGAAGACGCTCACAAGGCTCCTCAGGAAGCAACGTGTATTTCCTTGGTGCACAAGGCGTTCGGCGGAAATCTGAACCGGTGCGCAGCCCGTGGCTCACGGGCGCGCCAATGGCTGCGCCGATGGTTTGCCTTCAACAATCCGACTCCGATCCGCAAAGGACACAACCCGACCTATGCAATCGAAAGACCACACTGCTCACGTCGAGCAGGTCACCATTTCCCCCGTCCCCGAATCGGCCCGGCATGGCCGGGCTCGCGGACTGTTCCCCATCTGGTTCGGAGTCCAGATCATGCCGTTGACGCTGGTCACCGGTGTGCTGGGAACCACCGTCTATCAACTCCCACCGGCGTGGGCCATCGTCGCTATCACCGTGGGCAATCTGATCGGTGCCATCTTTGTCGCCCTGCACTCGGTGCAGGGGCCACGGTTGGGAGTCCCGCAGATGGTGCAGAGTCGTGGCCAGTTCGGCCTTCGTGGATCGCTGTTGGTGCTGGCAGTCGTGGTTCTCATGTACATCGGGTTCCTGGCGTCGATCCTGATCCTGGCCGCGTCGTCGCTTCAGGTGATATTCCCGGAATTGGATGCCACGGTAGCGCTCATCATCAGTGGCGCCGTCACGTTGGTATTGGTCATCTTCGGCTACGAGATGATCCACAAGGTCAACAAGCTGCTGATGCCGCTGTTCGCGCTGGCCGCGGTACTGACACTGTTCTACGTCATCACCGGGGAGGGCCCTGGCACCGAAACCGCCGCCGAGTTCAACATGCAGGGCTTCGTTGGAATGCTCTCGATCGCGGCAATCTGGCAACTCGCCTATGCCCCTTATGTATCCGACTACTCACGTTATCTACCGGTCCGGGTGTCCTCCTCCGGAACATTCTGGGCGACCTACCTGGGTTCTGCGGGCGGAGCCATCCCGATGATGGCGATCGGAGCACTGCTGGGCCGTATCTCCGATGGCAGCCTGGTCGGCCTGAACGCGCTGCTGCCGGCCGGCGTCGGGATTTTCGTGATGGCGATCTTCTTTCTCGGCTCCATCGACGCGTGCACCATCAATCTCTACGGCCCCGCGCTTTGTGTGGCGACCACCATCCAGACTTTCAAGAACTCCTGGCTGCCGGGGGCCGGCGCCAGGGCGACGATCGCCACCCTGGTCAGCGTCGTCGCGGTGTACATCGCCATGGTGTTCGCGGACAACTTCCTGGTGGCCTACGGGAACTTCATCCACATCCTGCTCTATTTCCTGATCCCCTGGAGCATCATCAATCTCGTCGACTACTACCTGATCCGCAAGGGTGAGTACCACGTCGAATCCTTCTTCCTGCCCTCGGGTGGCATCTACGGGCACTACAACATCGCAGCAGTAACCGCCTACGTCATCGGCTTCGTCGTGCAGTTGCCCTTCATGTCCGGTGAGTGGTTCAACGGATTCGTCACCAATCTCATTGGTGGGATCGACCTTTCCTGGATCGTCGGATCTGTGGTGACCTTCTTCGTCTATATCCGACTGGTCCGTCGCCAGCCTCCCCTGCCGGATCCGGCCAGGGCTGCCGAAGAGTCAGCCAGCATTCCGCGGCAGTACCGCGACGTCGCCGAACCTCGTTCCTGAGCAACTCGAACAACGCAGAACACAAAGGAGATCTGATGATCGAAGCCATTGCGGGACTGGACATCCCCGCCAACGCCACCCGGCAGCGACTGATGCCGTCGGACACCTGGGACTGGCATATGCCTACGCCGTTCTCCCAGGGCTGGCGCGTCGGCAACGTGGTGTTCGTCGGCGGTCAGTTGTCGGCCGATGCTCACGGCAACGTCGTGGGACACGGTGACATCGAGGTGCAGACCCGCAACGTGTTCGAGAACATCACCAAGACCCTGGCCGTGGCAGGCGCGGATTGGAGCCATGTCGTCAAACTCAACACCTATTACTGCTTCGACGGTGACGGCGATGAGGTCCAACGCAACTGGGCCAAGATGACAGCCGTCCGCATGCAATACCTACCCGACCCGGGGCCGTGCGGCACTGCGGTTCGGGTGTCCGGCCTGATGTACGACGGCTTTCTCATTGAAGCCGAAGCAATCGCAGTGATAACCGATGGGAGCACCACCAATGCCTGAAATCATCGACGCCGAGCGACTCCGCATCGACAAGGTGGTCGCCGCGCTGAAGGACAGTCCGGAACCGCATCTGCTCACCGGTGACCTGTACAAGCAAACCCTGCGTGATGGCCGCCGGATCGTGGACTCTCGTGGACAGGAGATCGAGGACGTCACAACACATCCGGACCTTCGTGCCGTGGAGACCACCGCCGCGGTGCTCGATGCGCAGTTCGACCCTCAATCGCGAAACATCCTCACCTACACCGGAGACGACGGCGCACGTCGCGGCATCGGCTGGCAGGTCCCGACGACGCGGGAGCATCTGCTGGCCAAGAAGAACAGCACGGAGTTCATCACCAAGCGAACCATGGGCGTCTACGGTCGACCGGTCGACTACGGCGCCATGATGGCGCTGGGGTTCCTGTCCACCATCGACCGAATCGAAGCGGAGAACCCGGAGTTTGCGCAGAACATCCGCGACTTCGTTTCGCTGTCGGCCGATCACAACCTGCTGAGCACCGATCTGATTGCAGATCCCCAGTCGGACAAGAGTATTCCTCGCAACGAACGCCCTTCGCAGCTGCGGATCGTCAAGGAGACTGCTGACGGTATCGTGCTCAACGGAGCGAAAGTGGCCGGCAGTATGGGCGCCCTCGGCCATTTCTTCACCTTGTCCACCACCTTGGGGCCGGGTCTGGGGCCGGACGCGGCCATCTGGGCGGCCATTCCGATCAACACCCCGGGTTTGACCCTGTTGCTCCGTGAGGCCACCGCGAAGATGGACTCGCCGCGTGCTGATCACCCTCTCGACCACGCGGGCGAGGAGATGGACCAGATCATCATGTTCGACAACGTGTTCATCCCACGGGAGTACGTCTTCAGTGCGCACAACTTGAATCTGCTCACCCTCTACTACGAGAGCTGCGCCTTCTCGTTGTGGTCGGTGATGACCAGATTGGCTTTCCGTGCGGAGATCTTTGCCGGTGTGGCGCAGGTGATCACCGAGATCCTGGGCACCGACAAGATTCCCGGCGTGCAGACCGCGGTCGCCGATGTGACGCTGTACGCGCAAACCCTCAAGGCCTATGCGTTGGCCACCATCCACGAGTCGGTGGAGTGGAACGGCGTGCAGGTACCGAACCCGGAGCTGGTGACCGCCGGACGCCTGTACTCCATCGAGAACTACCCCAGGATCACCTATCAGATCCAAGACCTCAGCGGTCAGGCCCTCATCGCGCGGTGGCCCGAGAAGGTCTGGGACCATCCTGAGTTCGGCCCCAAGATGGATGCCTACTTCCCGGGGACCGGGGTCACGGCGCGGGAGAAGAACACGTTCTTCAACTTTGTCTTCGACCTGCTCTCGGGTGCTCACGCGGGCCGGGTCGCGTTGTTCGAGAACGTCAATGCCACCCCGCCGGCCTTCGTGAAGGGCCTGGTTTACAGCAAGACCGACCGCAGTGTCGCTGCGCGCCTGGTGCGTGATTATGTAGGTATCTCCTAGGGAGCCATCATGAACTCGACCCAAACAGACCGAATCGTCGAACAGAGTTCGATCGCCCCGTCTGCCGAATTGCCGGTGAATGTGGCCGCACCAACCGAGCAGACCCCGAACTTCGTCGAGGCGATGCGGGTACTGGCCACCGGAGTGGTGATCCTGACCGTCGACGTCGACGGTCAACCGTGGGGGGTGACCATCAGTTCGTGTTCTTCGCTGTCGGCGGCACCCCCGCGACTGGTGTGCTCGCTGAAATCGAATTCGGCTGCGGCCGCGGCGATAGCTTCCGGGGACCGGTTCGGTATCAACATCCTCTCGGCTGCTCAGGTCGACCTGGCGGCGAGCTCAGCCCAGCCGGGTACGCCAAAGTTCCTGCATCCCGACGTGTTGATCCATCGCGACAACCCCGAGGTCGCAACGCCACAGATCGCCGGCGCTCTGTACAACCTGGACTGCGAGGTGGTCTCCCGGGTGCAGATCATCGAGCACGATCTTGTTGTCGGTCAGGTGCGCTGGTCGAACTGCGGGCCTGAGCATGACCCGCTGCTGTACTTCAACAAATCATTCCGAGCACTGGCTCGGCAGACCTGAGGGAATGAGAATGACTGTCGTCACACGCAGCGAGTTGATCGCAGAGGGTCAGCGCAAAGCTGTGGAAGAGTTCGCAGTTCGCAGCGCTCCGGCCAGCACCCCGCTTTTGGGCAGTGGGCTGTTGGATCGATCGCAGAAAGTGGTCGATCTGACTCGTCCGCTGTACGAAGGCATGCCCATGTGGTTCGGTCATCAGAAGACGTTCACTCCGACAAATCAGGATCACGAAGGGTTCAAACGTCAGCACCACACCGAGATCGGTTTCTATGCACGAAATCTGATCATCAGTGAGCACGCCGGAACGCATACTGATGCCACCATCGAGTATGACCCGGCAGGTCTTCCCATCGACCAGTTGGCGCTCGAGATGTATTACGGTTCCGCGGTTTGCCTGGACCTGTCGGAAGCCCAGTTCGTCGACCCCGATCCGGATTATCGGGGGTGGGCCACCGAAGACGTGGTGCGGCGGGCGGAGGCCAAACTGGAAGCCGCGGGGAGGAGATTCGCCGCGGGGACATCGTTTTGGCCTGGTTCGACTACGGTGACCGGCACTTTCCGACGCCGCAGTACATCAACCACAACCCGGGTTTCTCCTGGGACGGGCTGGAGTATCTGGCCAAGAAGGGTGTGGTGAACATCGGCACCGATTGCAGTGCGATCGACCACAGCGACGATGGCAAGTTCAGCGGGCACATGGTGTGCAAGAAATACGGACTGGTGAACACCGAACACTTGGCCAACCTCGGCCAGTTGGTCAACACCCGATTCCAATTCTTCGGATTGCCGTTGAACATCACCGGCGGGACCGGTTCGCCGATCCGCGCCATTGCCGTGGTGTCCTGAATCGACTTGGCCGGGACGGTCGCGCTGCAGCGCCGCGTGACCGTCCCGATCTCTTCCTGTGAGGTTGTTCATTCGTGCTCTTCGATCACATCATCATCGCGACAACGGATCTGGATCGGTCCGCACACACTCTCGCCGCACAGACCGGTCTCACCGCGGTCGAGGGCGGCCTACACGACGGCTTGGGAACCCACAACCGGATTGTTCCGCTGGGCCGGGGTTACCTCGAGCTGGTGGCTGTGCACGATCCGGAGATGGCTGCCAGCAACGTGTTCGGGCAGCTGGTGGTCAATGCGCTCGGCCGCCGGGACGAGGCACTGGCAGGATGGGCGGTGGAGGTCTCCGCCGCCGAACTCGCGCGGCGGGCACGTGCTGGGACGTTGGAGATCGGGCGACTCACCCGGGCCGGGGTGGGAATCGATCATGCCGGGATGTCGCACGCCATCACTTCACCCGGGTTGCCGTTCTTCCTGGCCCGCGATGAGCAACGGGCGCATCCGCAACATTTGGCTGCCGAGCACAGGAGTTCGCCGCGCGGCAGGATCGCGGTGGCGGTCGGGGAGAGCGCCGCCGAGATGGACCGCTGGTTGGGCTCGACGACGCCGCTTGCCGGGCAGTGCGCTCTGACCTGTACGGGTAGCGGTCGTGGCGTGATGTCGGTCGCGGTCGAAACCTCGTCCGGAACGGCCGTACTCACCGACGCGCTGCCGACCGGGAACGGGGCGCAGTGATCACCGCCCTACAGCGGTTGCGGCGTGAGCTGCACGCCGTACCCGAAGTGGGCCTGGAACTTCCTGAGACACAGTCGATCGTGTTGCGGGAGCTCCAGGAGCTGGGAAT
Coding sequences within:
- a CDS encoding GAF domain-containing protein — encoded protein: MHVPEPAVAVGEDPRSYARLMSAVYDATMAGARAPARPRSVIGDSWQRMKAKGINPDRHTPPVVEAGSVDVLRRESGLMAVLDEVSRGLESLVADGDNILVVADAQGRVLWRSGSPQVLSNADRLGFVEGANWGESAVGTNAIGTALASHRAVQVFCAEHYLRSHHPWTCAGAPIRDPRTGQVLGVVDVSGPAATVHPTTVALVDVVARLAESHLREQHDRTLNRLRTVAAPILARIAAPALAVDTEGWVAAVDSLPLHNRILLPEELAPGRAWVPPLGMCDIELLPGGWLVRVTSGEEAGVSDLRVTLDLTGTPVLEMVGQFGSWRHDISLRHAEILLILARHPDGRTAPELAADLYGDPTRVVTVRAEMSRLRKQFTGIVSGRPYRFADGATVVVRYPDDLADLLAPSTAPAVRDARVVP
- a CDS encoding adenylate/guanylate cyclase domain-containing protein, whose protein sequence is MADEREELIDWLLDRGITAEQIRNSFSPMLLAPRRVIGDDGTYVSTRQVSHDTGMDVELVQRVLRAAGLPRVDNVDAKVFLKADANIAAVLQKCVELGIDPENLVQVSRTLADGLATAAEVMRFTGLATVLQPGATELQIAQRLEDLVVQVEPLLGELVWEMLLLQLRHSMETEAVSASERAAGAPLPGAREIAVAFADLVGFTRLGEAVEPEQLERLANHLADMAREVAVPPVRLVKTIGDAVMLVCPDPALLLDAMLQLCGAAQADNNFPRLRVGLAFGEAVSRAGDWFGAPVNLASRVTGAARPGAVLVAEAARDAIGDAGGYQWSFAGAKKLKGVKGEVKLFRARRCDDIA
- a CDS encoding MerR family transcriptional regulator; translation: MAIDRSRSVGEVAKLVGTSPSRIRMWENEGLLSVRRTASGHRVYSAADVERLRELKRLVDEEGWSAAAIRANLNAHFPDHVSPANAIGQRIRQLRSGMGWSLRELAEKSGVAASTVSSLERGQSMPSVGSLHKLGRAFGMTLGNLLEVDDPDRSPVVRRHERVLLPMRTPGLAWEKLYTGESTLESLMVTVQPGAGTEGGLQHFGEEFLYVIKGSIELVLDGHQRFELHAGDSMTFDSMREHSYTNHGVTVAQIVWVNTPPTL
- a CDS encoding purine-cytosine permease family protein, with the protein product MQSKDHTAHVEQVTISPVPESARHGRARGLFPIWFGVQIMPLTLVTGVLGTTVYQLPPAWAIVAITVGNLIGAIFVALHSVQGPRLGVPQMVQSRGQFGLRGSLLVLAVVVLMYIGFLASILILAASSLQVIFPELDATVALIISGAVTLVLVIFGYEMIHKVNKLLMPLFALAAVLTLFYVITGEGPGTETAAEFNMQGFVGMLSIAAIWQLAYAPYVSDYSRYLPVRVSSSGTFWATYLGSAGGAIPMMAIGALLGRISDGSLVGLNALLPAGVGIFVMAIFFLGSIDACTINLYGPALCVATTIQTFKNSWLPGAGARATIATLVSVVAVYIAMVFADNFLVAYGNFIHILLYFLIPWSIINLVDYYLIRKGEYHVESFFLPSGGIYGHYNIAAVTAYVIGFVVQLPFMSGEWFNGFVTNLIGGIDLSWIVGSVVTFFVYIRLVRRQPPLPDPARAAEESASIPRQYRDVAEPRS
- a CDS encoding RidA family protein; translated protein: MIEAIAGLDIPANATRQRLMPSDTWDWHMPTPFSQGWRVGNVVFVGGQLSADAHGNVVGHGDIEVQTRNVFENITKTLAVAGADWSHVVKLNTYYCFDGDGDEVQRNWAKMTAVRMQYLPDPGPCGTAVRVSGLMYDGFLIEAEAIAVITDGSTTNA
- a CDS encoding 4-hydroxyphenylacetate 3-hydroxylase N-terminal domain-containing protein; amino-acid sequence: MPEIIDAERLRIDKVVAALKDSPEPHLLTGDLYKQTLRDGRRIVDSRGQEIEDVTTHPDLRAVETTAAVLDAQFDPQSRNILTYTGDDGARRGIGWQVPTTREHLLAKKNSTEFITKRTMGVYGRPVDYGAMMALGFLSTIDRIEAENPEFAQNIRDFVSLSADHNLLSTDLIADPQSDKSIPRNERPSQLRIVKETADGIVLNGAKVAGSMGALGHFFTLSTTLGPGLGPDAAIWAAIPINTPGLTLLLREATAKMDSPRADHPLDHAGEEMDQIIMFDNVFIPREYVFSAHNLNLLTLYYESCAFSLWSVMTRLAFRAEIFAGVAQVITEILGTDKIPGVQTAVADVTLYAQTLKAYALATIHESVEWNGVQVPNPELVTAGRLYSIENYPRITYQIQDLSGQALIARWPEKVWDHPEFGPKMDAYFPGTGVTAREKNTFFNFVFDLLSGAHAGRVALFENVNATPPAFVKGLVYSKTDRSVAARLVRDYVGIS
- a CDS encoding flavin reductase family protein — its product is MNSTQTDRIVEQSSIAPSAELPVNVAAPTEQTPNFVEAMRVLATGVVILTVDVDGQPWGVTISSCSSLSAAPPRLVCSLKSNSAAAAAIASGDRFGINILSAAQVDLAASSAQPGTPKFLHPDVLIHRDNPEVATPQIAGALYNLDCEVVSRVQIIEHDLVVGQVRWSNCGPEHDPLLYFNKSFRALARQT
- a CDS encoding cyclase family protein; protein product: MWFGHQKTFTPTNQDHEGFKRQHHTEIGFYARNLIISEHAGTHTDATIEYDPAGLPIDQLALEMYYGSAVCLDLSEAQFVDPDPDYRGWATEDVVRRAEAKLEAAGRRFAAGTSFWPGSTTVTGTFRRRSTSTTTRVSPGTGWSIWPRRVW
- a CDS encoding cyclase family protein, with protein sequence MAWFDYGDRHFPTPQYINHNPGFSWDGLEYLAKKGVVNIGTDCSAIDHSDDGKFSGHMVCKKYGLVNTEHLANLGQLVNTRFQFFGLPLNITGGTGSPIRAIAVVS
- a CDS encoding VOC family protein, coding for MLFDHIIIATTDLDRSAHTLAAQTGLTAVEGGLHDGLGTHNRIVPLGRGYLELVAVHDPEMAASNVFGQLVVNALGRRDEALAGWAVEVSAAELARRARAGTLEIGRLTRAGVGIDHAGMSHAITSPGLPFFLARDEQRAHPQHLAAEHRSSPRGRIAVAVGESAAEMDRWLGSTTPLAGQCALTCTGSGRGVMSVAVETSSGTAVLTDALPTGNGAQ